In Streptomyces sp. SN-593, a single genomic region encodes these proteins:
- a CDS encoding TetR/AcrR family transcriptional regulator, translating to MAGRPVDHERRAELLDAVVDHTVEHGFNDLSWRPVAAALGVSPTTLVHRFGSKEQMLQAVLGRLRERILTATATATATATATGKATAPAGPGGLEAAARAVWQRTSDPGQGPEFRLFFAVYGRALQDPEQFADFLGHVVADWSEVLREAQGPDADPALAARTATLVIATIRGLLLDLLATGDRARVQDAAEAFLATLRPAGGASGDPATEPPPRAGTPATGDTASG from the coding sequence ATGGCGGGGCGTCCCGTGGACCACGAGCGGCGGGCCGAACTGCTCGACGCGGTCGTGGACCACACGGTGGAGCACGGGTTCAACGACCTGTCCTGGCGGCCGGTCGCGGCCGCCCTCGGGGTCTCGCCGACCACCCTGGTCCACCGCTTCGGCTCCAAGGAGCAGATGCTCCAGGCGGTCCTGGGCCGGCTGCGCGAGCGGATCCTCACCGCTACCGCTACCGCTACCGCTACCGCTACCGCTACCGGCAAGGCCACCGCCCCCGCCGGGCCGGGCGGCCTGGAGGCCGCCGCGCGCGCGGTCTGGCAGCGGACCTCCGACCCCGGCCAGGGCCCCGAGTTCCGGCTGTTCTTCGCGGTCTACGGACGCGCCCTCCAGGACCCGGAGCAGTTCGCGGACTTCCTCGGCCACGTCGTGGCCGACTGGAGCGAGGTCCTGCGGGAGGCACAGGGCCCGGACGCCGACCCGGCACTTGCGGCGCGCACCGCCACCCTCGTCATCGCCACGATCCGCGGCCTGCTGCTCGACCTGCTCGCCACCGGCGACCGGGCGAGGGTCCAGGACGCCGCGGAGGCGTTCCTGGCGACCCTGCGCCCCGCCGGCGGCGCGTCCGGCGACCCGGCAACCGAACCCCCGCCCCGCGCCGGCACACCCGCCACAGGTGACACGGCGTCCGGGTAG
- a CDS encoding thioesterase II family protein: MEGPEMVESGNPWVLTFGEPPVPPGIRLFCLPYAGGSPHSFHTWAEALDPRIEVVAVALPGQGHRISEKPHEDWTALTADAFAALEPLLEQPHAFYGHSFGARLGYELARLAADRYPGATRRLFVGGCRSPQWPQDRPYMHEQPYDGFVASLRKLGGTPTVVLDHPALMRSLFPSLQAQIRLAELWEDVHGAPTTVPVTAMYGQEDPIDGEAAMRGWAAFGGPGSEVLAMAGGHFFLDADPASVLSVIDARLSGV, encoded by the coding sequence GGAGCCGCCCGTGCCCCCGGGCATCCGGCTGTTCTGCCTGCCCTACGCGGGCGGCAGCCCGCACTCCTTCCACACGTGGGCGGAGGCGCTGGACCCGCGCATTGAGGTCGTCGCGGTCGCGCTGCCCGGCCAGGGCCACCGGATCAGCGAGAAGCCGCACGAGGACTGGACGGCTCTCACCGCCGACGCCTTCGCCGCGCTCGAACCGCTCCTGGAGCAGCCGCACGCCTTCTACGGGCACAGCTTCGGCGCGCGGCTCGGTTACGAGCTGGCCCGGCTTGCGGCCGACCGGTATCCGGGCGCCACCAGGCGGCTGTTCGTCGGCGGGTGCCGCAGCCCGCAGTGGCCGCAGGACCGCCCCTACATGCACGAGCAGCCCTACGACGGGTTCGTGGCGTCGCTGCGGAAGCTGGGCGGCACGCCGACCGTCGTCCTGGACCACCCTGCCCTGATGCGGTCGCTCTTCCCGTCCCTCCAGGCCCAGATCCGGCTCGCCGAGCTGTGGGAGGACGTGCACGGGGCGCCCACGACGGTTCCCGTGACCGCGATGTACGGGCAGGAGGACCCGATCGACGGCGAGGCCGCCATGCGCGGTTGGGCCGCCTTCGGCGGTCCGGGAAGCGAGGTGCTGGCCATGGCCGGCGGGCACTTCTTCCTGGACGCCGATCCCGCGAGCGTGCTGTCGGTGATCGACGCGCGGCTGAGCGGGGTGTGA
- a CDS encoding MerR family transcriptional regulator, translated as MRVGELAARTGVSVRALRYYEEQHLLTAERSASGQRHYPDGAVDRVRLIQELYAAGLSSRTIVELMPCVVEGRATPELLDRLAAERERVDRRVTDLLRTRDRLDAVIGGASGNLRTGVSCRARSAAGAPPAEASSAGTSPDRAV; from the coding sequence ATGCGCGTCGGAGAACTCGCCGCCCGGACCGGGGTCAGCGTCCGGGCGCTGCGCTACTACGAGGAACAGCACCTGCTCACCGCCGAGCGCAGCGCCAGCGGGCAGCGCCACTACCCGGACGGTGCGGTCGACCGGGTCCGCCTGATCCAGGAGTTGTACGCCGCCGGGCTGTCCAGCAGGACCATCGTGGAACTCATGCCGTGCGTGGTCGAGGGGCGCGCCACGCCCGAACTGCTTGACCGCCTCGCGGCCGAGCGCGAGCGGGTCGACCGGCGCGTCACCGACCTGCTGCGCACCCGGGACCGGCTCGACGCGGTGATCGGCGGCGCGTCCGGGAACCTGCGCACCGGCGTCTCCTGCCGCGCGCGGTCCGCCGCCGGGGCACCCCCTGCCGAGGCATCCTCCGCCGGGACATCCCCCGACCGGGCCGTTTGA
- a CDS encoding carbohydrate ABC transporter permease, with amino-acid sequence MPLRARSRAQRRAYSSDRPRRSVLMTVLTALVVLYTLIPLAWLFINATKTQPKLMDSFGLWFSGHFALWDNVHQTLTYDHHIFVRWLLNTLLYVVVGAGGATFLAVLGGYGLAKFDFSGKRAVFAVVIGAVAVPGAALAVPTFLMFSKLGLTDTPWAVIIPSLISPFGLYLMWVFASEAIPDELLEAARMDGSGEIRTFFRIALPLLAPGIVTVLLFTVVATWNNYFLPLIMIKNPHWYPLTIGLNSWNAQAATAGGQPVFNLVITGSLLTIIPLIAAFLLLQRYWQSGLAAGSVKE; translated from the coding sequence GTGCCCCTGCGTGCGCGAAGCCGCGCCCAGCGGCGCGCCTACTCCTCCGACCGGCCGCGGCGCAGCGTGCTGATGACCGTGCTCACCGCCCTGGTGGTGCTGTACACGCTGATCCCGCTGGCCTGGCTGTTCATCAACGCCACCAAGACCCAGCCGAAGCTGATGGACTCCTTCGGCCTGTGGTTCAGCGGCCACTTCGCGCTGTGGGACAACGTCCACCAGACGCTCACCTACGACCACCACATCTTCGTGCGCTGGCTGCTCAACACCCTGCTGTACGTGGTGGTCGGCGCGGGCGGCGCGACGTTCCTGGCGGTCCTGGGCGGGTACGGCCTGGCGAAGTTCGACTTCTCCGGCAAGCGGGCGGTGTTCGCCGTCGTCATCGGGGCGGTCGCGGTGCCCGGCGCGGCGCTGGCCGTCCCGACGTTCCTGATGTTCAGCAAGCTGGGGCTGACCGACACCCCCTGGGCGGTGATCATCCCGTCGCTGATCTCCCCCTTCGGCCTCTACCTGATGTGGGTGTTCGCCTCCGAGGCGATCCCCGACGAGCTGCTGGAGGCCGCCCGCATGGACGGCTCGGGCGAGATCCGCACCTTCTTCCGGATCGCGCTGCCGCTGCTGGCCCCCGGCATCGTCACGGTGCTGCTGTTCACCGTGGTCGCGACCTGGAACAACTACTTCCTGCCGCTGATCATGATCAAGAACCCGCACTGGTACCCGCTCACCATCGGCCTCAACTCCTGGAACGCGCAGGCCGCCACCGCCGGCGGCCAGCCCGTCTTCAACCTGGTGATCACCGGCTCGCTGCTGACGATCATCCCGCTCATCGCGGCCTTCCTCCTCCTCCAGCGGTACTGGCAGTCCGGCCTGGCCGCCGGGAGCGTCAAGGAGTGA
- a CDS encoding zinc-dependent alcohol dehydrogenase family protein has translation MSRVVIFDETGGPEVLHVVDEPAGEPGPGEVRVRIEAFAVNRLDALVRAGTAPMPARLPHARLGCEGTGTIDAVGPGVEGLAEGDAVLITAVPDMTAGGTYAETVVLPAARVIERPAGLGATEAAALWVAYSTAYGALVEKAGTRPGDHVLITAASGTVGLAALQIARQIGAVPLAVSRHAAKRDALLAAGAAAVVATDEEDVVEATRRHTGGAGADVVLDSVMGPGLAALANATRRFTGTLVTVGWLDPRPAPYPGNAITTHRYMSFEHTLDPVAVRRIAAFLRAGLRTGALHPAVDRVFALEDVVAAHRYLEEGQQGPGKIVVTAG, from the coding sequence ATGTCACGAGTCGTCATCTTCGACGAGACCGGCGGACCCGAGGTCCTGCACGTCGTGGACGAACCGGCCGGCGAACCCGGACCCGGCGAGGTGCGCGTGCGGATCGAGGCGTTCGCGGTCAACCGGCTCGACGCGCTGGTGCGCGCCGGGACCGCCCCGATGCCGGCCCGGCTGCCGCACGCCCGCCTGGGCTGCGAGGGCACCGGCACGATCGACGCGGTCGGCCCTGGCGTCGAGGGACTCGCCGAGGGCGACGCGGTCCTGATCACCGCCGTCCCCGACATGACCGCGGGCGGCACCTACGCCGAGACCGTCGTGCTCCCCGCCGCCAGGGTGATCGAGCGGCCCGCGGGCCTGGGCGCCACCGAGGCGGCCGCGCTGTGGGTGGCGTACTCCACCGCCTACGGCGCGCTCGTGGAGAAGGCCGGGACCCGGCCGGGCGACCACGTCCTGATCACCGCCGCGTCCGGCACGGTGGGCCTGGCCGCCCTCCAGATCGCCCGGCAGATCGGGGCCGTCCCGCTGGCCGTCAGCCGCCACGCGGCGAAGAGGGACGCGCTGCTGGCCGCCGGCGCGGCCGCCGTCGTCGCCACCGACGAGGAGGACGTCGTCGAGGCCACCCGCCGGCACACCGGCGGCGCGGGCGCCGACGTCGTCCTCGACTCCGTCATGGGCCCCGGCCTCGCCGCCCTCGCCAACGCCACCAGGCGCTTCACCGGCACCCTGGTCACCGTCGGCTGGCTCGACCCGCGGCCCGCGCCCTACCCCGGCAACGCCATCACCACCCACCGGTACATGAGCTTCGAGCACACCCTCGACCCGGTCGCGGTACGCCGCATCGCCGCGTTCCTGCGCGCCGGTCTGCGTACCGGGGCGCTGCACCCGGCCGTGGACCGGGTGTTCGCGCTGGAGGACGTCGTGGCCGCCCACCGCTACCTCGAGGAGGGGCAGCAGGGCCCCGGCAAGATCGTGGTGACCGCCGGGTGA
- a CDS encoding alpha/beta hydrolase family protein: MPRYETTGLTGPSPVAAVSVGPVVLPAPDRGTDLHVRVSAPVTGTGLPVVLFAHGFGSDLDGYAPLAAHWASRGFVVVQPTHLDAKRLDLAPDDPRRPNLWLHRVRDMRRVLDELGTLEAALPGLAGRVDRSRVVAAGHSFGGQTAGLLVGQRVTDPLTGRVQDLSDPRVTASIQLATAGRGGDDLTPYAREHVPWLVGQDFSAITAPGLVVAGDRDELPLSTRGPAWTAEPYTLGPGARSLLTVYGGRHFLGGISGYGAAETTDEDPDRLALVQHVTLAYLRHVTGTGDGDWDAARAELAGGSHPLGRLESK, encoded by the coding sequence ATGCCCCGCTACGAGACGACCGGTCTGACCGGCCCCTCCCCCGTCGCCGCCGTGTCGGTCGGCCCCGTCGTACTGCCGGCGCCGGACCGCGGCACCGACCTGCACGTGCGCGTCAGCGCACCGGTCACCGGCACCGGCCTGCCGGTCGTGCTGTTCGCGCACGGCTTCGGCTCGGACCTCGACGGCTACGCGCCGCTGGCCGCCCACTGGGCCTCGCGCGGATTCGTGGTCGTCCAGCCCACCCACCTGGACGCGAAGCGCCTCGACCTCGCCCCGGACGACCCGCGCCGCCCCAACCTGTGGCTGCACCGCGTGCGGGACATGCGCCGCGTCCTGGACGAACTCGGCACCCTGGAGGCGGCGCTGCCCGGCCTGGCCGGGCGGGTGGACCGGAGCCGGGTGGTGGCGGCCGGGCACTCCTTCGGCGGTCAGACCGCCGGCCTCCTCGTCGGTCAGCGCGTCACCGACCCGCTGACCGGACGGGTTCAGGACCTGTCCGACCCGCGCGTCACGGCGAGCATCCAGTTGGCCACCGCGGGCCGGGGCGGCGACGACCTGACGCCGTACGCCCGCGAGCACGTGCCCTGGCTGGTCGGCCAGGACTTCTCGGCGATCACCGCGCCGGGGCTGGTGGTCGCCGGCGACCGGGACGAGTTGCCGCTGTCCACCCGGGGCCCGGCCTGGACCGCCGAGCCGTACACCCTCGGCCCCGGCGCGAGGAGCCTCCTGACGGTGTACGGCGGCCGGCACTTCCTCGGCGGCATCTCCGGCTACGGCGCGGCCGAGACCACCGACGAGGACCCGGACCGCCTCGCCCTTGTCCAGCACGTCACCCTGGCCTACCTTCGCCATGTGACGGGCACCGGCGACGGCGACTGGGACGCGGCGCGGGCCGAGCTGGCCGGCGGTTCCCATCCGCTGGGCCGGCTGGAGTCCAAGTGA
- a CDS encoding ABC transporter substrate-binding protein produces MRTSSLSRFAGMVAALCAASVGLAACGSSGGSGSSGDKTSASDVQSALAKGGSITVWAWEPTLKQVVTDFEKKYPKVHVNLVNAGTGNDQYTALQNAVEAGKGVPDVAQIEYYALGQFALSKSLTDLSGYGAKDLKSTYSTGPWNSVNVDGGVYALPMDSGPMALFYNKKVFDKYKLPVPTTWEQYLDDARKLHKADPKAYIANDTGDAGETTSLIWQAGGKPYSVDGSNVSIDFSKDSGTATYTKVWQQLISEHLLAPVTGWTDQWYKGLGDGTIATLATGAWMPANFASGVKDAAGDWRVAPLPQWQAGANASAENGGSSLAVMKASSKKDLAYAFLQYANQGAGVQTRISNGAFPATTADLDSASFQDQKFAYFGGQQANKVFAQSAKDVLPGWSYLPYQVYANSVFNDSVGKAYTSGTPLTSALEAWQNKSISYGKEQGFSVK; encoded by the coding sequence ATGAGAACCTCGTCCCTCTCCCGCTTCGCGGGGATGGTGGCCGCGCTCTGCGCCGCCTCGGTCGGTCTGGCCGCCTGCGGCTCGTCCGGTGGTTCCGGCTCGTCCGGCGACAAGACCTCGGCCTCCGACGTCCAGTCCGCGCTGGCCAAGGGAGGGTCGATCACCGTCTGGGCGTGGGAGCCCACCTTGAAGCAGGTCGTCACCGACTTCGAGAAGAAGTACCCGAAGGTGCACGTCAACCTGGTCAACGCCGGCACCGGCAACGACCAGTACACGGCGCTGCAGAACGCCGTCGAGGCCGGCAAGGGCGTCCCTGACGTCGCGCAGATCGAGTACTACGCGCTCGGCCAGTTCGCGCTGTCGAAGTCCCTCACCGACCTGAGCGGCTACGGCGCCAAGGACCTCAAGAGCACCTACTCCACCGGGCCGTGGAACTCCGTCAACGTCGACGGCGGCGTCTACGCGCTGCCGATGGACTCCGGTCCGATGGCGCTGTTCTACAACAAGAAGGTCTTCGACAAGTACAAGTTGCCGGTGCCCACCACCTGGGAGCAGTACCTCGACGACGCCCGCAAGCTGCACAAGGCCGACCCGAAGGCGTACATCGCCAACGACACCGGTGACGCCGGCGAGACCACCAGCCTCATCTGGCAGGCCGGCGGCAAGCCCTACTCGGTCGACGGCAGCAACGTCTCGATCGACTTCTCGAAGGACTCCGGCACCGCCACCTACACCAAGGTGTGGCAGCAGCTCATCTCCGAGCACCTGCTCGCGCCGGTGACCGGCTGGACCGACCAGTGGTACAAGGGCCTGGGCGACGGCACCATCGCCACCCTGGCCACCGGCGCGTGGATGCCGGCCAACTTCGCCTCCGGCGTGAAGGACGCGGCCGGCGACTGGCGGGTGGCCCCGCTGCCGCAGTGGCAGGCCGGCGCGAACGCCAGCGCCGAGAACGGCGGCAGCTCGCTCGCGGTGATGAAGGCCAGCAGCAAGAAGGACCTCGCCTACGCCTTCCTGCAGTACGCGAACCAGGGCGCCGGCGTGCAGACCCGGATCTCCAACGGCGCGTTCCCGGCCACCACCGCGGACCTGGACTCCGCGTCCTTCCAGGACCAGAAGTTCGCCTACTTCGGCGGCCAGCAGGCCAACAAGGTCTTCGCCCAGTCCGCCAAGGACGTGCTGCCGGGCTGGTCCTACCTGCCCTACCAGGTCTACGCCAACTCCGTCTTCAACGACTCCGTCGGCAAGGCGTACACCTCGGGCACGCCGCTGACCTCCGCGCTGGAGGCATGGCAGAACAAGTCGATCTCCTACGGCAAGGAACAGGGCTTCAGCGTCAAGTGA
- a CDS encoding carbohydrate ABC transporter permease yields the protein MASSAPATARSGPAPARSRPRGPARSRRWIGWGFVAPFVAVFALVFLAPIGYSIYLSLYRNQLIGGNHFVGLDNYTQALHDHEFWSGLGRVGLFLVVQVPIMLGIALLVALALDSGRLYGRNFFRISIFLPYAVPAVVATLMWGFMYGKQFGLVQSINDHLHTSIPDPLGPHWVLVSIGNIVTWEFVGYNMLIFYAALRVVPSSLYEAAAIDGAGQWRVIRSIKIPAIRGALVIATVFSTIGSFQLFNEPSILKSLAPNAITTFFTPNLYTYSLSFGGRQHNYAATVAILMGIVTMIVAYAVQLRGMRKEN from the coding sequence ATGGCCAGTAGTGCACCCGCCACGGCGCGGAGCGGCCCGGCGCCCGCGCGTTCCCGCCCGAGAGGGCCCGCGCGGAGCAGGCGCTGGATCGGCTGGGGCTTCGTCGCCCCCTTCGTGGCGGTGTTCGCCCTGGTCTTCCTGGCACCGATCGGCTACTCGATCTACCTGAGCCTGTACCGCAACCAGCTCATCGGCGGCAACCACTTCGTCGGCCTGGACAACTACACCCAGGCGCTGCACGACCACGAGTTCTGGTCGGGCCTGGGCCGGGTCGGCCTGTTCCTGGTCGTGCAGGTGCCCATCATGCTCGGCATCGCGCTGCTGGTGGCGCTGGCCCTGGACAGCGGGCGGCTGTACGGCAGGAACTTCTTCCGGATCTCGATCTTCCTGCCCTACGCGGTGCCGGCCGTGGTCGCCACCCTCATGTGGGGCTTCATGTACGGCAAGCAGTTCGGCCTGGTGCAGAGCATCAACGACCACCTGCACACCTCGATCCCCGACCCGCTCGGCCCGCACTGGGTGCTGGTGAGCATCGGCAACATCGTCACCTGGGAGTTCGTCGGCTACAACATGCTGATCTTCTACGCGGCGCTGCGGGTGGTCCCCTCCTCCCTGTACGAGGCCGCGGCGATCGACGGCGCCGGCCAGTGGCGGGTCATCCGCTCGATCAAGATCCCGGCGATCCGCGGCGCGCTGGTGATCGCGACCGTCTTCTCGACCATCGGCAGCTTCCAGCTCTTCAACGAGCCGAGCATCCTCAAGAGCCTGGCGCCGAACGCGATCACCACCTTCTTCACGCCGAACCTCTACACGTACTCGCTGTCCTTCGGCGGCCGCCAGCACAACTACGCCGCCACGGTCGCGATCCTCATGGGGATCGTCACCATGATCGTCGCCTACGCCGTGCAGTTGCGCGGCATGCGCAAGGAGAACTGA
- a CDS encoding LacI family DNA-binding transcriptional regulator, producing the protein MADVARLAGVSAQTVSRVSNGAPGVVDATRQQVLAAMKELGYRPNSAARALKSGRFHTIGVILFNISTTGNTRTLEAIATSAAAEGYAITLLPVAAATQDSVRGAFTRMGELAVDGIIMLMEAHLLDASTVTLPPRALAVVADSNAGDRYRVVDTDQVGGAQAAVQHLLQLGHDTVWHVAGPADSYSAERRVEAWRSALQSRRREVPEPLRGDWTADSGYRAGLQLAEEPDCTAVFVANDQMALGLLRALHEHGLRVPEDISVVGFDDLPEAGSFLPPLTTVHQDFSEVGRRCVEELLAQIRNDQEATGTTLVPTRLVTRASTAPPRSTR; encoded by the coding sequence ATGGCGGACGTGGCCCGGCTCGCGGGGGTCTCCGCGCAGACCGTCTCCCGGGTGTCCAACGGCGCGCCCGGCGTGGTCGACGCCACCCGCCAGCAGGTGCTGGCCGCGATGAAGGAGCTGGGCTACCGGCCCAACTCCGCCGCCCGGGCCCTCAAGAGCGGCCGGTTCCACACGATCGGCGTCATCCTGTTCAACATCTCCACCACCGGCAACACCCGCACGCTGGAGGCCATCGCGACCTCCGCCGCGGCCGAGGGGTACGCCATCACGCTGCTGCCGGTCGCCGCGGCGACCCAGGACAGCGTGCGCGGCGCGTTCACCCGGATGGGAGAACTCGCCGTCGACGGCATCATCATGCTGATGGAGGCCCACCTGCTGGACGCCTCCACGGTGACGCTGCCGCCGCGAGCCCTGGCCGTCGTCGCCGACTCCAACGCCGGCGACCGCTACCGCGTGGTCGACACCGACCAGGTCGGGGGCGCGCAGGCGGCCGTCCAGCACCTGCTCCAGCTCGGACACGACACGGTCTGGCACGTCGCCGGCCCCGCGGACTCCTACTCCGCGGAGCGGCGGGTCGAGGCGTGGCGCTCGGCGCTCCAGTCCCGGCGCCGCGAGGTGCCCGAACCGCTGCGCGGCGACTGGACGGCCGACTCCGGCTACCGGGCCGGACTCCAGCTCGCCGAGGAACCCGACTGCACCGCCGTCTTCGTCGCCAACGACCAGATGGCGCTGGGCCTCCTGCGGGCCCTGCACGAGCACGGGCTGCGGGTCCCGGAGGACATCAGCGTGGTGGGGTTCGACGACCTGCCCGAGGCCGGCTCCTTCCTGCCCCCGCTCACCACCGTCCACCAGGACTTCTCCGAGGTCGGACGGCGCTGCGTGGAAGAGCTGCTGGCGCAGATACGCAACGACCAGGAGGCGACCGGCACCACGCTGGTGCCCACCCGGCTGGTCACCCGCGCCAGCACCGCCCCTCCGCGCAGCACGCGCTGA
- a CDS encoding SAM-dependent methyltransferase: MVSTALRKTGGEDVEGGVGLTALLVAAARAIETHRLDSLAQDVYAEHFVRAAPACAGWPVRIGEVPDGDTNPLWGRFARYFGLRTRVLDDFLLSSVHSGGARQVVLLGAGLDSRAFRLDWPADCAIFELDREGVLAFKHRVLAGLAATPRATRVPVPTDLRGDWVTALTGAGFDPAVPSVWLAEGLLFYLPGAAETFLIETVDRLTTPGSALAFEVKLEPDLLEYRTSPLYVATNRQIGIDLLTLFDREPRPDSAGALAAMGWSTSVRTPFEFSREHGRGPLPEPNDALEGNRWVFATRPRT; encoded by the coding sequence ATGGTCAGCACGGCACTTCGGAAAACCGGTGGGGAAGACGTCGAGGGAGGCGTCGGCCTGACGGCACTCCTGGTCGCCGCCGCCCGCGCGATCGAGACCCACCGCCTGGACAGCCTCGCCCAGGACGTCTACGCCGAGCACTTCGTGCGGGCCGCGCCGGCCTGCGCCGGATGGCCGGTCCGGATCGGGGAGGTCCCGGACGGCGACACGAACCCGCTGTGGGGGCGGTTCGCGCGCTACTTCGGGCTGCGCACCAGGGTCCTGGACGACTTCCTGCTCAGCTCGGTGCACTCCGGCGGCGCCCGCCAGGTGGTCCTGCTCGGCGCCGGGCTGGACTCGCGCGCCTTCCGGCTGGACTGGCCGGCGGACTGCGCGATCTTCGAACTCGACCGGGAAGGCGTGCTGGCCTTCAAGCACCGGGTGCTGGCCGGCCTCGCGGCCACCCCGCGGGCCACCCGCGTCCCCGTCCCGACCGACCTGCGCGGTGACTGGGTCACGGCGCTGACCGGTGCCGGCTTCGACCCCGCCGTTCCCAGCGTCTGGCTCGCCGAGGGCCTGCTCTTCTACCTGCCCGGTGCCGCCGAGACCTTCCTCATCGAGACCGTGGACCGCCTGACCACCCCCGGCAGCGCCCTCGCGTTCGAGGTGAAGCTCGAACCGGACCTGCTGGAGTACCGCACCAGCCCGCTGTACGTCGCGACGAACCGGCAGATCGGCATCGACCTGCTCACCCTCTTCGACCGGGAGCCGCGCCCCGACTCCGCGGGAGCCCTCGCGGCCATGGGCTGGTCCACGTCCGTCCGCACGCCCTTCGAGTTCAGCCGCGAGCACGGCCGCGGTCCGCTGCCCGAGCCGAACGACGCCCTGGAGGGCAACCGCTGGGTGTTCGCGACCAGGCCGCGTACCTGA
- a CDS encoding glycoside hydrolase family 35 protein encodes MPQELRIEPDGFRLDGEPFRIISGGLHYFRVHPEQWADRLRKARLMGLNTIDTYVPWNLHQPRPGAELDLAGMLDLPRFLELAAAEGLHVLLRPGPYICAEWEGGGLPSWLLARQDVRLRSNDAGYMAAVEDYFRALLPVVAPHLASNGGPVLAVQVENEYGAYGDDTGHLRRIADLLRDGGVDVPLFTCDQPGDLARGALPGVLATVNLGSRAAAGLAALRAHQPQGPLMVAEFWNGWFDRWGGVHVVRDAADAAAELDAVLASGASVNLYMFHGGTNFGFTNGANDKHTYRPTVTSYDYDAPLDEAGDPTPKYAAFREVIARHAPVPDEAAPPPAKKLSVLGVTLDRTAPLLDGAPLLGDAVRGPRPLSMEELGQDFGFVLYGTTLAEPGPAVLSLQDVRDRAQVFVDGQPAGVLEREGHEPAVAFTVPRAGARLEVLVENQGRVNYGQALHDRKGLLGEARLDGAVLRDWTSRPLPLTAASLERLEFTAADRPPVGPAFHRGVFDVETPADTYLDLTGWTKGNAWINGFPLGRFWSRGPQATLYVPAPVLRAGANEVVVLELHTAARTTVALRDTPDLGPEEE; translated from the coding sequence ATGCCCCAGGAACTGCGGATCGAACCCGACGGTTTCCGGCTCGACGGCGAACCGTTCCGCATCATCTCCGGCGGCCTGCACTACTTCCGGGTCCACCCCGAGCAGTGGGCCGACCGGCTGCGCAAGGCCCGCCTGATGGGCCTGAACACCATCGACACCTACGTGCCCTGGAACCTGCACCAGCCGCGCCCCGGCGCCGAACTGGACCTGGCCGGCATGCTCGACCTGCCCCGGTTCCTCGAACTCGCCGCGGCCGAGGGCCTGCACGTGCTGCTGCGCCCGGGCCCGTACATCTGCGCGGAGTGGGAGGGCGGCGGGCTGCCGTCCTGGCTGCTGGCGCGGCAGGACGTCCGGCTGCGCAGCAACGACGCCGGCTACATGGCCGCCGTCGAGGACTACTTCCGGGCCCTGCTGCCGGTGGTCGCCCCGCACCTGGCGAGCAACGGCGGCCCGGTGCTGGCCGTCCAGGTCGAGAACGAGTACGGCGCCTACGGCGACGACACCGGTCACCTGCGGCGGATCGCCGACCTGCTCCGGGACGGCGGCGTGGACGTGCCCCTGTTCACCTGCGACCAGCCCGGCGACCTCGCCCGCGGCGCCCTGCCCGGCGTGCTCGCGACCGTCAACCTCGGCAGCCGCGCCGCCGCCGGCCTCGCCGCCCTGCGCGCGCACCAGCCGCAGGGGCCGCTGATGGTCGCCGAGTTCTGGAACGGCTGGTTCGACCGCTGGGGCGGCGTCCACGTGGTGCGCGACGCCGCCGACGCGGCCGCCGAACTCGACGCCGTCCTGGCCTCCGGCGCCTCGGTGAACCTCTACATGTTCCACGGCGGCACCAACTTCGGCTTCACCAACGGCGCCAACGACAAGCACACCTACCGGCCCACCGTCACCTCGTACGACTACGACGCGCCGCTCGACGAGGCCGGCGACCCCACCCCGAAGTACGCGGCCTTCCGCGAGGTGATCGCCCGTCACGCGCCCGTGCCGGACGAGGCCGCGCCGCCGCCCGCGAAGAAGCTGAGCGTCCTGGGCGTCACCCTGGACCGCACCGCCCCGCTGCTGGACGGCGCGCCCCTGCTCGGCGACGCCGTCCGCGGCCCGCGCCCGCTGTCCATGGAGGAACTCGGCCAGGACTTCGGGTTCGTGCTCTACGGGACGACGCTCGCCGAGCCGGGACCGGCGGTGCTCTCCCTCCAGGACGTGCGCGACCGCGCCCAGGTGTTCGTCGACGGGCAGCCGGCCGGTGTGCTGGAGCGCGAGGGACACGAGCCGGCGGTGGCCTTCACGGTGCCGCGCGCCGGCGCCCGCCTGGAGGTCCTGGTGGAGAACCAGGGCCGCGTCAACTACGGCCAGGCGCTGCACGACCGCAAGGGCCTGCTCGGCGAGGCGCGGCTGGACGGCGCCGTACTGCGCGACTGGACCAGCCGCCCGCTGCCGCTCACCGCGGCGAGCCTGGAACGGCTGGAGTTCACCGCGGCCGACCGCCCCCCCGTCGGCCCGGCCTTCCACCGCGGCGTGTTCGACGTGGAGACCCCGGCCGACACCTACCTCGACCTGACCGGCTGGACCAAGGGCAACGCCTGGATCAACGGGTTCCCGCTCGGCCGCTTCTGGTCCCGCGGCCCGCAGGCCACCCTCTACGTGCCGGCGCCGGTCCTGCGCGCGGGTGCCAACGAGGTCGTCGTGCTGGAACTGCACACCGCCGCCCGGACCACGGTGGCGCTGCGCGACACGCCCGACCTCGGCCCCGAGGAGGAGTGA